CAACATTCGCtacaacttgtttgcatatacaGTGATGTCACTTTGACAAAACCACATATGCAAGTAAGTTTGTCTGAAGTTTTTCTCTATGACAGTGGAAGGATGATTGTCAGAAACTCCAACTAGgagtaaaaaaaaagagagagagagtgtgtgttAAAAGAGTGACCACTTATATCGGTGAAGAGGAAAAAGAAAGCAGAATGGCTAAGCACTAGCCATGAACGGACCTAAACAAGGACAAAACACATCACACATGCTTCTTCTGTCATCACAATTAATCATTGATTCATTGTAGTGGACTAGTGTGGTATAATACCTTAAGCTTGCTATACAAGTTGCATAATACCTTAAGCTGAGCTGAGTCTACCACTCTACCATAAGTTTGTAACAAATACAATTTCTTGAAGAAAGTCTTATTCATAGTAAAATCATAACTATGTCACAGTTGATTTCTGCTCTAGAAAATTTATATGTTATAGTAATGTTGAAAGAAATAAAGAAATAGCATATACCTTTCCTCAGCGACGACTCTATCACTAGTGGCAAATACTGATTGCCATCCACGACCGATTGGAGAAAATGGATCGTCACCCTCTCCTAAGATTCTTGTGTAAATCAGCCCACATTTCTCCAGCTTCTCCACAAATTCTGGGAACTTGTCCTTGACCTTGTTATAAACAAAATGGCTCAACACTATTGGTGTCTCTCCACCACTCTCTGCTTCCACTTCACAGAAGAAAAACAATTTGGACGGAAATGTTGGAGCCTAAAGGAAGTGGATATGCCGTGACCGTGAGTTGGGGAAATCTCGCCATGACATCAATGTCCCAACCCAAATGATACGATTTTTGCATAATTGAAGTTCAATCATGTGAATTTTATTGATTTTGATGGGGATGATGTTGACGGACCTGCGCCATCTCGTGGTGGAAGGGGATGCTCTGGTCGGGCGGCGACTCGTTGGCGGTGAAGACGCGGCCGACGACATTGGTCCGAGGCGCGGCGCCGACGTAGGGCAGCTCCTCGTACCCGAACGCATCTACGGCGCGGTCGAAGTCGGCGGCGGTCCGCGCCGGGAAGCCGCGCAGCAGCACCGCCCCGGCCGCCAGCAGCGGCGGCTCCAGCCGTGACGCCTTCTCCGAGCGGACAGCCGCCAGGAACTCGTCGAAGCTGCAGCTGCCCCCGCGTCCCGGCACGAGCACCGCGGGGAAGACAACGCCGTCGACGCCCCGCTGCTGCGGGAGGCGCGCGTCCTGGAAGTAGCTCCCTGGTTGCGCCATCTCGTCGACGAATTGAGCGGCGCCGCGGCGGAGCGTAATGGATGCGCCGTGGCTGCAGAGCACGGACGCCGAGGCGCTTGGCAGAGGGAAGAGAAGGAGAGCAAGTTGGTCGAGGGGGCGGTTGGTGGCGATGACGACCCCTTGGACTTGCAGAAGCGACTGGGCCCAGACGACAGTGTTGAGAGCTGTGTGTCTATGATTTTGGGCGAAGGCATTGTTAAGTTTACCCAAAATCCaaacacttttcaaaattcctcgtcacatgcatgaagcaataaatacagataaaaataataactaattatacagtttgcctgtaaatcatgaaacgaatcttttaagtctagttactccataattagataatgtttattaaataaaaacgaaagtgttacagtgttgttttcccaaaaaaatttgaaactaaacaaggcataataTTATTTAGTTAGTTGGGGCTAAAAATTAGCACAAATTAGAGTATGTTAGAAACTTAGAATACCAAAAGCTAATTTTAATTCAAATTAGCTTTAGGTGTCCATACAAGATAGCTAATAGTGGTTTAATTTGGGAAAAAAATTGTCAGAGGACACTGAAATGACCACTCTTCACTACTCGACATGGGAAAAAACTGGAATTTGCTTTTTGATACTTAGCTATTTGTCAAATTTACTGGTGGACAACAGAcctaataaaatatttatttctaGATATATGGAAGGGAGATAAGAGCTATGATTTATCCATTTTGCCCATGCCTCTTTTTTCctttctactccctccatcttaaAATAGAATGCATTGTGACTTCCAAAATTTATATtgaaatataatatattttacATAATGActatgtttttatttgacagactttttttaaaaaaggaagCTACGATTTGAAGAGAAACTCTATAATTAGAATAATCTATAGGTACATGTATCATTTAAATGTTTCCTTAAATTATCTTAAAATTTATAAAACACACTATATTATAGGACAAGGGGAGTATTCTCTTGAGTATAAATGGACACTAGatataataaaatatttatttgtagACATGTGGGCACGCACGCATGGGTGGTTGAGGGCTTGAGGCCCGTCCGGGAACTCGGCGAGTGGGCTTGGCCAGTTGGGCCCAGCAGAAGGTTGGGCCGCTGGCGCTTCCCTCGCAGAGGGCAAAGGTTGTCTCAAAGTCACAATTTTTTTTAGCTCTTTTTTAAAAGATTTTCACAAATACATCCTGGCAgtattctttcaaaaaaaatagacCCTCATCTTAGTGCCATTATAATTGACGGTGCCATGGTCTTTGACACCGACGTCTACGATCATTTTCTACGTGTCACTGACATGTATGTCTGTGTGGCGCACACGTGGCACAAACGTGACATGAGTTTGCCACCATGGATGTTGGCGCCTAACTGGCTGACATGGCATCGAGGAGCAGTGCAAGTACGTACATATGCTTGCAAGTGATTTGAATTATCTATTGGAATGAATGCACAAATGGCGTGAAATCCCATGTATAGGACTAGATAGAAGCTTTGAGTTTTGAGTATGGACGCGTAGATATAATAGTGTATTAGGGCAATCTCAATGACAGAAATTATATGTAGTTtttatacctattaatttttatagacactatatataaaaACCATGGTCGCAGTAGATAATTTTTACTTAATATTTCCTAACCAATCAAATTTATTTTCTCTCCATTTTCAACCAATTACATCACTTCACATCTTGGTtctcgtgtagacatggtttctaacttagacccaatttctatgatttttgcacacactctct
This window of the Sorghum bicolor cultivar BTx623 chromosome 7, Sorghum_bicolor_NCBIv3, whole genome shotgun sequence genome carries:
- the LOC8067832 gene encoding clavaminate synthase-like protein At3g21360 encodes the protein MAQPGSYFQDARLPQQRGVDGVVFPAVLVPGRGGSCSFDEFLAAVRSEKASRLEPPLLAAGAVLLRGFPARTAADFDRAVDAFGYEELPYVGAAPRTNVVGRVFTANESPPDQSIPFHHEMAQAPTFPSKLFFFCEVEAESGGETPIVLSHFVYNKVKDKFPEFVEKLEKCGLIYTRILGEGDDPFSPIGRGWQSVFATSDRVVAEERAAGRGMKLEWTGDRVKTVTGPIPAVKWDERRGRKIWFVNMVAAYTGWKDARNGPVNTVMFGDGSPLPADVIDECGKILEEECVAIPWQQGDILLIDNWAVLHGRRPSKSPRRILASLCK